In a single window of the Coprothermobacter proteolyticus DSM 5265 genome:
- a CDS encoding chemotaxis protein CheB, translated as MRSTGRILVVEDSTFVSKVVCDILQKNLNVVCDTASSVKEALVKIRLYPYDVILLDYVLPDGTGIDILRKGRDSLKGYVILFSSLAQEGADITVQALSEGAVDFILKPGWGGMLADDFSRELVAKIEVLLSKKPVESTEKVLKQVNTAELKTGIKLVNCPGKAEGIVVVASSTGGPQALRKFLGKFERVNVPVVIAQHMPPFFTKSLAEQLCKTTKLDVMEATSTVELEPNRVYVITGGKHGVVSGGVLEIIDGPAVNGVKPAADLLFASAAEAYGTQTLGVVLTGMGKDGLEGSKFIKQLGGKVIAESQESAVVWGMPGEVVKCGLADAIDHLEVLPYRVEEIIKWWK; from the coding sequence ATGCGGAGCACTGGTCGCATTCTAGTTGTGGAAGATTCTACTTTTGTTAGCAAAGTTGTGTGCGATATTCTACAAAAAAACTTGAATGTGGTTTGTGATACCGCATCCAGTGTCAAAGAGGCGTTAGTCAAAATAAGGCTTTACCCTTACGATGTTATTCTCCTTGATTATGTTCTGCCTGACGGTACAGGCATTGATATTCTCAGAAAGGGCAGGGATAGTTTAAAAGGTTACGTGATTCTGTTTTCATCATTGGCCCAGGAAGGGGCTGATATAACTGTTCAAGCTCTCTCAGAAGGTGCTGTTGATTTCATATTGAAGCCTGGTTGGGGTGGTATGCTCGCAGACGACTTTAGTCGCGAACTAGTTGCCAAAATTGAAGTGCTGCTTTCGAAGAAACCTGTCGAATCTACTGAAAAGGTCTTAAAGCAAGTTAACACGGCAGAACTGAAAACAGGGATTAAGCTGGTTAACTGTCCGGGTAAGGCAGAAGGCATCGTTGTGGTAGCGTCGTCAACCGGAGGCCCTCAGGCCCTTCGGAAATTTCTTGGCAAGTTTGAGCGTGTTAATGTTCCCGTGGTTATAGCGCAGCATATGCCCCCATTTTTTACAAAAAGCTTAGCTGAGCAACTTTGCAAGACGACTAAGTTGGATGTAATGGAAGCCACTTCAACAGTAGAGCTTGAGCCTAACAGAGTTTACGTGATTACTGGAGGCAAGCACGGAGTTGTAAGTGGTGGTGTTCTTGAGATAATAGATGGTCCTGCTGTTAATGGGGTAAAGCCAGCTGCTGATCTGCTTTTTGCTTCTGCCGCTGAAGCCTATGGAACTCAAACGCTGGGTGTAGTGCTTACAGGCATGGGTAAGGATGGACTAGAGGGAAGCAAATTCATCAAACAATTAGGTGGCAAAGTTATAGCGGAATCTCAAGAAAGTGCTGTGGTTTGGGGAATGCCTGGAGAAGTGGTGAAGTGTGGATTAGCAGATGCTATTGATCATCTGGAAGTTTTACCCTATCGTGTTGAGGAGATCATCAAGTGGTGGAAGTGA